Sequence from the Cucumis sativus cultivar 9930 chromosome 1, Cucumber_9930_V3, whole genome shotgun sequence genome:
taatctgatttcaaattatttgtttttatttttttacgttgatttttatttttgttttactttgtatCAGTTCTATATATGAGTGTTATGATGtacttattatatatattaggtgGTCAATATACTTACTACctgattttcattttcttttcaaattttatacaactagttataatattattaagtatatgaatgatataacTCATCGTATCgttatcaagtatatcaataatatattattaaggTATATCAACATATCAATAAAGTAAATCATTGtcaaatatatcaatcaagtttacaagtgtatatcaatatatatagtgtatcaaatgtataagtaggacttcaagcatatcaagtgtattaGTGAAGAATACCTAAGTGTACATATCTGCAGTACATCGGGCTTTGTTTTTGCCTGTTTTggaaacaataaatttatgtgctatggacttaattacTATAACTCATTTTGTCTTTTTGCAAGTGCTTTTGTAAggcacattttcaaatattgtaaaataaattaaaatataacaaaattttggattttatccaTGATAGACACcgataaacttctattatcGTCTATCAATAATGTTAGTGATAGAAGCAGTGTCTATCAACAATGTTTATCATGGATAATctgaaattttactatattttgttaaaattatgtGTATTTTCTCTCTTGAGGTTGTAGTTCTTTGCTTAATACATGTATAACCCGATAGTGTTGCTCAAATACCACGaaaagaattgtttttttcttaaattatagTTAGATTTATGTAAACACAACAGGTAGTATTGATATTTGAACCTTCCACCTTGAAGACAAACAATACATGATAATAATCATTGAAACATGTTCACTTTTGCCATTGGAGTTGAAGTTTAAGAAAACATGCATGTTATGATTAGGAGAAACATTAGATACACCATAAATTTAGTTAATCTTAATCTAGTTGTTaatgttttcttattaattaaatccaatcaaataattaaacactaatgaattatctattttatttaaataccAACGTGAACATTGCTCAAGTTGTAAAAGTATATACTATCAATCAAGGTTCAAATTTCTCACTGACACATGTTTTATATACTCAATTTGAtgaaatatgtatatttacaTAATTGCATTGTTGTTAGAGTATTAGCGACCATCGTCTAACAATGTAATAGTAACATTATTTGACGTAGAAAATGATGAGTCAATAGCGGACAAAAATCTTTCTCCATAGAACCCAGGCTCTTTTGGATGAATCAATGGCATGTTATCATTTTCTAACATTGAGATCACTGATGACATAATTGGTCTTTCTTCTGGACGTGCTTGAACACACAAAAGTCCAATATTTACGTATTTAAGTGCCTCACATTCTTGGAATTCATCACGACCCAACACTCCGTCCATTAAATCCAATGTCTTCCCTTCGTTCCAAAGTTTCCATGCCTGATATGCATTTCAATTGCAaatgatattattataaaaatctGTTAGTTTGTAGAAGAAGGTGGTCGatagtttctttttacttACATGTCCGAGAAGAAAAAACCCTTGGTTCCTCTTGCCGCTAACTATCTCTAAAATCATAACTCCAAAGCTATAAACATCAGATTTGAACGAAAAGCACCCACCTATTGCATATTCTGGAGACATATAACCACTGcatattaacaaatttgtGTCAAATATCACACGTTAAAATCAAATACGTGAGCACCCAAGCAATAATGTTCTTCTTAGCTTACTAGGTTCCAAtaactctttttgtttttgtttccatttgaTATTCACCAAACATGCGTGCAGTGCCAAAATCTGAAATCTTTGGCTTCATTTCCCtatctaataatatatttgcaGCTTTAAGATCTCTATGTATGATTCGAAGTCTTGAATCTCGATGAAGATAAAGAAGTCCTCGAGCTATACCAATTATGATATCAATTCTCATTTGCCAATTGAGTAAAGAACGTCTTCCATTATCTAATTTAGAGGGGTTATAGCTCATATCAGTCTTTTGAAAATCAGATAGGTAGAATAGTGAAAGTaaaccaaaagagaaaattacgAACCAAACAGCAAGTAGTCCAAACTTTTATTAGGCATGTATTCGTAAATAAGTAATGTTTCTTCCTTGTGGATGCAGAAACCAAGAAGTTTGACAAGATTTCGATGTTGAAGTTGGGAAATCAAAAGAACCTCATTTTTAAACTCCTCCAATCCTTGACGAGATCTTTCTGCTAGCTTCTTTACTGCAATTTCTTGCCCAAATGGGAGTCTTCCCTGTAAATTAATACTATATGAAgtaataaaagagagaaaaatactaaaatccAACTTAAACTATGCATTCCAAACATAAACTTCCCAAATTAACTCAATTCAAAGATTCGAAAATCAGACTATTATTATCAACTCAATGCACCTCTGTACCATAAACACATATAGTTATGATCACCAGCTCAGCTTCGTGCCAAACATACCCTAAGAATAATAGATCCATTTTCATTTAGAACGTGTTGCAGACAAGACTAATAAGTAGATGAGTACCTTATAAACAGGTCCAAAACCTCCTTCCCCTATCTTAttagaaattgagaaattgttCGTAGCAGCTTCAATTCTCGTAATCGACATCTCAAGTTCACTCTCATGAATTAGACCCTCAGTGAAAGTAACTCCATTATCTGCTGATACtaattgaagatgaagatgaataaaaatggaaacaaaaaccTTCTGATTCAAGAGAATGAGGAGGAAAGCTTTACATACCTTTAGCTCTTCTTCTTACATTCCTAATGATCAAAAGGCTGATTAAAGCCAAGaagataaatattgatatgCTTGCCACAAGCACTGGAACTATTGTACTCTTCCTTTCACTCTGTTCTACAATCgcaaatacattaaaaaaatatagagattttcatttgaatttagatgaaaaatgaagagaagcAGCTAAACTAGTACCTAATTCTGATGCAGCCTCTCTCAAAAACAGATCATCTCCAGTTCCAACATCACGAGCAAATCTAATATCAAGCAATTTGTCAAACCATGTGGCACAAGCAGGCCCAATATTAGGAAGTGAAAGTATGCCATAGGCCAAACAAGAACAATCATTCAAACACTCTGTCTCACAATTTTTAATACCCACTTTTAATTTCACTAAGTTCCCTGTCGAATCTGGCCATTTCACATCACTCATCTTTCTAAATCCCTCTccttttctacaaattttttcATCCTTTCTAAAACACCCATCTGAATAATTTTGAGCTGATTTTTGTTCAAACCCATCTAAACAACCACAGCTTGCAACTAAACCAGAGCTACAAATGCCAAAACTCCCACATAAATCGTAGTCGTCGCAGCCAGATCCTTCGAACGTGTATGTTGTGCGCCATCTGTTTTCCTCTTGACTCCAAACAGAGTATATAACAGACCCACTTGAATCCAATACAGCTCTGTATGCATCATTAGTTAAGGCAGTATATGAAAAGGATATCTCAAATGAAGAATTATAGTTGAAAATCCCTCCCTTGGATCGACCTCGAGTAAAGCCATTGCCAAACCAAGCCCCTCCTCTAAACATCGTCATGTTTCCTTTACGAACCACAATTTCAGGAAGCCCATCTAAGTTGACTTCATAACTGAACTCTCCAGAGGACAGATCGTTTTGACTTTTTCTTGATGTTAACTTTCGATTAAGCCCTGTTTTGGAGTCCCATCCGAGTTTCATTCCCGGTAACAGAGTATCAGAGGGATAGTCAAAACTCTGCCACACATAATCTTCAGATCTTGAATTTGAACCTCTTAGCACGAAATTACCTGTATCTAGGAGTTGAGCAATTGGATCTTGAAGTGATGTTGAATTGGAAGACCAAAAAACTTGACCTGTTTGATTGACGAGAATTAAGTTTCCATTTGTATTGAATTTCAGAGTAGCAGAAGAGTTTAGAATTGGGTTGTCTCTGTTTGCGACCCAAACAACATAGTCAGGAAGGCTTTTATACCAAATTCCTAAATACTTGAAATCGGAGGACTTGGAGTGAGTGAAGAAACCCAATTCAAACTTCTCGTCGGCTGAAACAATTATTTGGGTGTCGTTAAAGGATTGCCCTGCTTTTAAGATGTCGACTGCGATGGAGTGTCTGAGAAAGAGAGGTGTGAAACAGAGCAAAAACAAACGATTGAGGGTGAAGTTGAATCTCATTTTTGTGCATCAAAGCCTTTGATTGTTGAAGTCTTCCTTTATGACAGAAACTCACCGAGAAGACTGATGGTTGATGCAGCCAAAGGCATAtaaagataagaaaagaattatTCTCCCACTCCCATAATCCCATGTTATTCATCTTCCCAATATGGTTGACATTCAAAAATCTGTTGCACGTAAGAACTAATTTGCAAAGTGTGATATTGTGGATGGTGCAAATGTTGAGtttgtataattttgtaattctaaaacttaaaaggGAGAGTTTTATTAAATGAAGATAAAAACATTCACAAATGCTATTAATTCCAATGCCTTTGCTTTCATTCCAACGTTCCCatacaaatttcatttatattaagACATAATAATTGTAGTagaaaactatatttttttgtgagatgatgtaatttctttatatatttacatgtCCAAGAAGATTTAGTTGTTCATGctaagtgtgaaaaaaaaaaaaaaaaaacttttgtttttttgctaCTAACGATTTCCAAAATCATAACTCCTAAGTACATCAAATtctaatgaaaaatgagaaaacacACATTTAGTCATAGTTGTACTTGTGAGTTAACTATAactagaaatagaaaaacaatcaAGACAACACGTAAAGTAATAGATCTACACACATAACTTTGATAACTCAATTTGATGACACAACATCTATATCTGGATCTTAGATTCATGATAAGAGATTATATTGATCAATCGTTACAATGTTAATTATGATTGAGGGCAAGCACTGACCATGGACTAACTCAACAGTCAAAACTAAATTGTACAACAGGATTATTGCCCCTAATTAATGACCACTTGCAATCCTAGCTTCAAGCACCTTGAATAGTTGATCGAACTCTTAAGTTTAGAATGATAGAAAGTGcataatgaaatatttaccatttgtcataatatattttccaaTAATGCATAATCACACAATAACTATATGTTCTATCAATTAGCACGCAACcgtatataaaaatatcaaccttagaataataattcaaactttcCAAAATAGAGAGAACATAACAAACCATCTCAACAtccaaatctcaacaaaattaaattaattaaaacaaggATGTTGGGATCagaaaactaacaaaaaaaggGAGCATCTAGCTATGACATATTCTAGAGACACATATATCTACTCactaaaaataatgttatgTTTATACGAGgctaaatcataaaaaaaaaatgttcttaaAAATTGTGATTTGTGTCAAAAATAcctctaaactttcaaaagttttaaattgtcattaaactttcaattagttttgaaggGAAACCAttatagttttgtttcaaaaataccgtgaactatatatataaaagtttcataaataaccttaaactaaaaaaaaaaagttcaaaaagacTCATTAATCCAAAACTttcaccaaaataaaaactaaaattttaagttaaaaccgTAGTTTTAAATTTCCATCAATACGTGGATAtttctattgatattttctcattttcatggCTTTGATATCAATAGAAATGAATCGATATTTCTATTGcatcttaaaaaaattcacgaattacaaaaaaaaattataaaaatgatatgtatataaataatatgcatgtttacatatttgaaaacaataaaatatttatttaataatttaaattcattttttgaatttttttataatttttcgaGAAATATCTATCGAAATCGaaatttttgtaaaactaaaaatttgatatatccATCAACATCGATATTTTAAACCTTAGTTAGAAAAATAAGTGCCATAtgaactgtttttttctaaatattttggtcatttgatgtaatttctctagttaaaacataaaatttcataaaatctaACGAAGTTCCAAAATAATTGTTTCTCCTTAAACATACTAAAACAAGGAttagtgaaataaaaaaaaaaatctcacacTGATAGATCTATTATACTATCACTTTGTGTTAATggtcaaatatattttttatttatcaattaagTGCAtgttaattacaacaataactatTGTGATTTGTTGTGTTCTTGATCTATCAATGTGTGttaatagttaaataaatttaaaactatgattttaactcaaattttggttgaCGAGAAAATtgtgttaaaattatttggatCGATGACAGTATTTTTGAACTTGTTTTAAGTTCAATggtatttatgaaatttttcaatagttcaaggttattttaaaacaaaaatttaatgatcTTCATTCCAAACTAATGgcaaagatattttttaaccatttttgaaacttttgaaagtttagaagtAATTTTAACACAAACTACAAAGT
This genomic interval carries:
- the LOC116402680 gene encoding receptor-like serine/threonine-protein kinase SD1-8, with translation MRFNFTLNRLFLLCFTPLFLRHSIAVDILKAGQSFNDTQIIVSADEKFELGFFTHSKSSDFKYLGIWYKSLPDYVVWVANRDNPILNSSATLKFNTNGNLILVNQTGQVFWSSNSTSLQDPIAQLLDTGNFVLRGSNSRSEDYVWQSFDYPSDTLLPGMKLGWDSKTGLNRKLTSRKSQNDLSSGEFSYEVNLDGLPEIVVRKGNMTMFRGGAWFGNGFTRGRSKGGIFNYNSSFEISFSYTALTNDAYRAVLDSSGSVIYSVWSQEENRWRTTYTFEGSGCDDYDLCGSFGICSSGLVASCGCLDGFEQKSAQNYSDGCFRKDEKICRKGEGFRKMSDVKWPDSTGNLVKLKVGIKNCETECLNDCSCLAYGILSLPNIGPACATWFDKLLDIRFARDVGTGDDLFLREAASELEQSERKSTIVPVLVASISIFIFLALISLLIIRNVRRRAKDNGVTFTEGLIHESELEMSITRIEAATNNFSISNKIGEGGFGPVYKGRLPFGQEIAVKKLAERSRQGLEEFKNEVLLISQLQHRNLVKLLGFCIHKEETLLIYEYMPNKSLDYLLFDNGRRSLLNWQMRIDIIIGIARGLLYLHRDSRLRIIHRDLKAANILLDREMKPKISDFGTARMFGEYQMETKTKRVIGTYGYMSPEYAIGGCFSFKSDVYSFGVMILEIVSGKRNQGFFLLGHAWKLWNEGKTLDLMDGVLGRDEFQECEALKYVNIGLLCVQARPEERPIMSSVISMLENDNMPLIHPKEPGFYGERFLSAIDSSFSTSNNVTITLLDDGR